A part of Fundulus heteroclitus isolate FHET01 chromosome 23, MU-UCD_Fhet_4.1, whole genome shotgun sequence genomic DNA contains:
- the LOC118557456 gene encoding protocadherin gamma-C5-like, whose translation MTKRKGYRDWRWQALWWHHFFLLWNTIHGQTRYSIQEELKRGSVVGNLAKDLGLGLSDIFHRKLRVASDAGGQYFSVDAGKGELVVNDRIDREALCGKSGSCILPLQVVIEDPLQLHRIEVEIKDINDNSPNFLSNALSLNIAESAAVGTRFPLESAEDPDVGSNSLKSYTLGKNDCFSLRIKENEGGKAVPELVLEKTLDREKTSVHKILLTALDGGTPVRSGTTQITITVLDINDNFPVFEKNLYKLSLGENSLKGTVIIKPKATDADEGSNSEIEFSFGSRTPPSVLSAFDIHPVTGEIALKGDLDYETVKSYDIDVIAKDKGSPQMEGHCRVQVDITDFNDNAPQIGFTSQPKPVREDAPSGTVVALINAKDLDSGDNAKVTLQLTKGPPFNLKPSFSNNYALVTVGTLDRESASEYNIEITATDSGSPPLSSKKTIHVSITDVNDNPPIFAQPSYNVYLKENGVPGSILYSVSASDLDSGENAKISYSILDSKVQDVSVSSYVYINSDNGSIYSMHSFDYEKLKVFQIQVQAKDQGSPPLSSNTTVHVFILDQNDNAPTVIYPSSAALGSLSHQRMPRSAKAGHLVTKVTAVDADSGP comes from the coding sequence ATGACAAAGAGGAAAGGGTACCGAGACTGGAGATGGCAGGCGCTATGGTGGCATCATTTCTTTCTCTTGTGGAATACAATACACGGACAGACTCGTTACAGCATACAAGAGGAGCTGAAACGGGGTTCTGTGGTGGGAAATCTTGCCAAAGATCTGGGTTTGGGACTGTCGGACATTTTTCACCGTAAACTGCGGGTCGCCTCTGATGCTGGCGGCCAGTATTTCAGCGTGGATGCGGGGAAGGGCGAGCTGGTGGTGAATGACAGAATAGACAGAGAGGCTTTGTGTGGAAAAAGCGGCAGCTGCATATTACCTCTGCAGGTTGTAATAGAGGACCCACTGCAGTTGCATCGAATtgaagtggaaataaaagatATTAATGACAATTCTCCAAATTTCCTTTCAAATGCGTTATCTTTAAATATCGCCGAATCGGCGGCTGTTGGTACGCGCTTTCCTTTAGAAAGCGCAGAGGACCCTGATGTTGGGAGCAATTCACTTAAATCTTATACGCTCGGTAAAAACGATTGCTTCTCCCTGAGGATAAAAGAAAACGAGGGAGGCAAAGCTGTTCCGGAGCTTGTTTTAGAAAAAACTCTTGATCGAGAGAAAACGTCTGTTCACAAGATATTGCTGACAGCGTTAGATGGGGGGACTCCTGTAAGATCTGGAACTACACAAATAACGATAACAGTTCTTGATATAAATGATAATTTTCCAGTATTTGAGAAAAACCTGTACAAACTATCCTTGGGTGAAAATAGTTTGAAAGGAACAGTTATTATTAAACCCAAAGCAACAGACGCAGACGAAGGCTCAAATAGTGAAATTGAGTTTTCATTTGGCTCACGTACGCCACCTTCTGTGTTGTCGGCTTTTGATATTCACCCAGTAACGGGAGAAATCGCTCTTAAAGGGGATTTAGACTATGAAACAGTTAAGTCATATGACATTGACGTCATTGCGAAAGATAAAGGCAGCCCGCAAATGGAAGGTCACTGTCGTGTCCAGGTAGATATTACTGATTTTAATGATAATGCCCCTCAAATTGGTTTTACTTCGCAGCCTAAACCTGTGCGCGAAGATGCGCCGAGCGGCACCGTAGTTGCTCTGATCAATGCCAAAGACCTTGACTCTGGCGATAACGCTAAAGTAACCCTACAACTCACCAAAGGCCCTCCTTTTAATCTGAAACCTTCATTTTCAAATAATTATGCGCTGGTTACAGTCGGTACCTTAGACCGAGAGAGTGCGTCAGAATATAATATTGAGATAACAGCCACAGATTCAGGCTCCCCTCCGCTGTCCAGTAAGAAAACTATTCATGTCAGCATCACTGATGTAAATGACAATCCTCCTATTTTTGCTCAGCCCTCCTATAATGTATATTTAAAAGAGAATGGGGTTCCAGGATCTATACTTTACTCAGTATCAGCCTCTGATCTGGATTCTGGTGAAAATGCAAAGATCTCTTACTCCATACTGGACTCTAAAGTGCAGGACGTGTCTGTCTCATCTTACGTTTACATTAACTCAGATAACGGGAGCATCTACAGCATGCACTCCTTTGACTATGAGAAGCTGAAGGTGTTTCAGATTCAGGTTCAGGCAAAGGACCAGGGCTCTCCGcctctcagcagcaacactacTGTCCATGTTTTTATCCTGGACCAGAACGATAATGCCCCCACTGTTATTTACCCCTCCTCCGCTGCACTGGGATCCCTCTCTCATCAGAGGATGCCCCGCTCTGCTAAAGCGGGCCACCTGGTTACCAAGGTGACTGCCGTGGATGCTGACTCGGGTCCATAA
- the LOC118557451 gene encoding protocadherin gamma-C5-like, which translates to MTKTIGYRDWRWQALWWHHLFLLWSTIEAQTRYSIPEELKPGSVVGNLAKDLGLSLSDIFDRKLRVASEGGEQYFSVDPGKGELVVNDRIDREVLCGQSASCVLPLQIVIENPLHLHRLEVEIKDINDNSPIFHTKDLSLKIAESAAVGTRFLLASAEDLDFGVNSVKSYTLTRNECFTLKMKDVNGGRVVPELVLEKPLDREKKAVHQLKLTAVDGGNPALSGTSQITIIVLDNNDNFPVFENNIFTVSLQENSVKDSLIIKITATDADEGLNGEIEYSFGSRTPESVLSVFEIKSSTGEIYLKGDLDYEKFTSYKIEISAKDKGVPEMETYCHLQVDVLDMNDNAPEIVLTSEPQPVREDAPSGTVVALLNARDADSGNNSKVTLHLNKGSPFTLKPSFSNNYALVTSLPLDREKFSEYNIEIRATDAGSPPLSSKKVIPVVISDVNDNPPIFTQPSYNVYLKENGVPGSILYSVSASDLDSGENAKISYSILDSKVQDVSVSSYVYINSDNGSIYSMHSFDYEKLKVFQIQVQAKDQGSPPLSSNATVHVFILDQNDNAPAVIYPSSAALGSLSHQRMPRSAKAGHLVTKVTAVDADSGHNAWISYRLTEATDVSLFTVNQYTGEVRTKRSVSDQDDSSQRLLIEIKDDGEPVQSATATVSILLEDALHEPILDHRHKVPEPSRKTGRITLYLILSLASVSVLSLVTFLILAVKCIRTSRGSGSCCMRRSDCDDYKNPNRNLQIQLNTDGPIKYVEVLGGDMMSQSQSFRSCMSPMSEYSDFTLIKPSSTTDFKEVISVLDASLPDSTWTFESQQVSQRTFERNFADFTSSKNIGNFYNLFPGNENCSNNVEM; encoded by the coding sequence ATGACAAAGACAATAGGATACAGAGACTGGAGATGGCAGGCGCTCTGGTGGCATCATTTATTTCTCCTGTGGAGTACAATAGAAGCACAGACCCGTTACAGCATCCCAGAGGAACTAAAACCAGGTTCTGTGGTTGGAAATCTTGCCAAAGATTTGGGTTTGTCATTATCAGACATTTTTGACCGTAAGCTGCGGGTTGCCTCTGAGGGTGGGGAGCAGTATTTCAGCGTGGATCCCGGGAAGGGAGAGCTGGTGGTGAATGACAGAATAGACAGAGAGGTTCTTTGTGGACAAAGCGCCAGCTGTGTGTTACCTTTACAAATTGTTATTGAAAATCCTTTACATTTACATCGACTTGAGGTAGAAATTAAAGACATAAATGATAATTCTCCAATATTTCATACAAAAGATTTGTCATTGAAAATTGCAGAATCGGCAGCAGTGGGAACGCGCTTTCTTTTGGCAAGTGCAGAGGATTTAGACTTTGGGGTTAATTCTGTAAAGTCTTACACATTAACAAGAAATGAATGctttacattaaaaatgaaagatgTTAATGGTGGCAGAGTAGTCCCTGAGTTGGTGTTAGAAAAGCCTCTTGATCGAGAGAAGAAAGCAGTTCACCAGCTGAAATTGACAGCAGTAGATGGGGGAAATCCAGCCCTGTCGGGTACCTCTCAAATCACAATTATTGTGCttgataataatgataattttccagtgtttgaaaataatatttttacagTTTCTTTACAGGAAAATTCTGTAAAGGATAGTTTGATCATTAAAATCACTGCAACTGATGCTGATGAGGGACTTAATGGAGAAATTGAATATTCTTTTGGTTCAAGGACGCCAGAGTCCGTGTTATCAGTATTTGAAATCAAATCATCAACTGGAGAAATATATTTGAAAGGAGACTTGGATTATGAAAAATTCACCTcctataaaatagaaatatcagCTAAAGACAAAGGGGTTCCAGAAATGGAGACTTACTGTCACTTACAAGTAGATGTTTTAGATATGAATGACAACGCACCAGAAATTGTTCTCACCTCTGAACCTCAGCCGGTGCGAGAAGATGCACCAAGTGGCACAGTGGTTGCTTTGCTTAATGCACGTGATGCAGATTCTGGTAATAATAGTAAAGTTACACTGCACTTAAACAAAGGCTCCCCTTTTACTCTTAAACCTTCATTTTCTAATAATTATGCATTGGTTACCAGCCTCCCTTTGGACAGGGAAAAATTCTCAGAATATAATATTGAGATAAGAGCTACTGATGCGGGTTCTCCTCCGCTTTCCAGTAAAAAAGTTATACCAGTAGTGATCAGTGATGTGAATGACAACCCTCCTATTTTTACTCAGCCCTCCTATAATGTATATTTAAAAGAGAATGGTGTTCCAGGATCTATACTTTACTCAGTATCAGCCTCTGATCTGGATTCTGGTGAAAATGCAAAGATCTCTTACTCCATACTGGACTCTAAAGTGCAGGACGTGTCTGTCTCATCTTATGTTTACATTAACTCAGATAACGGGAGCATCTACAGCATGCACTCCTTTGACTATGAGAAGCTGAAGGTGTTTCAGATTCAGGTTCAGGCAAAGGACCAGGGCTCTCCGCCTCTCAGCAGCAACGCTACTGTCCATGTTTTTATCCTGGACCAGAACGATAATGCCCCCGCTGTTATTTACCCCTCCTCCGCTGCACTGGGATCCCTCTCTCATCAGAGGATGCCCCGCTCTGCTAAAGCAGGCCACCTGGTTACTAAGGTGACCGCCGTGGATGCTGACTCGGGCCATAACGCCTGGATCTCCTACAGACTGACGGAGGCCACAGACGTCTCTCTGTTCACAGTCAATCAGTACACAGGGGAGGTGAGGACTAAACGCTCTGTGTCCGATCAGGACGACTCCTCTCAGAGGCTGCTGATAGAGATCAAGGACGACGGGGAACCGGTTCAGTCCGCCACCGCCACAGTGTCCATCCTGCTGGAGGACGCTCTCCATGAGCCCATCTTAGACCACCGACACAAAGTGCCCGAGCCCAGCAGGAAAACCGGCAGAATCACCCTTTATTTGATTCTGTCTCTGGCCTCCGTGTCCGTGCTGTCTCTGGTGACTTTTCTCATCTTAGCGGTGAAATGCATCAGGACCAGCAGAGGCAGCGGGAGCTGCTGCATGAGACGGAGCGACTGTGATGATTACAAGAACCCCAACAGGAACCTGCAGATCCAGCTCAACACAGATGGACCTATAAAGTATGTGGAGGTCCTGGGAGGAGACATGATGTCTCAGAGCCAGTCCTTCAGGTCCTGCATGTCTCCAATGTCAGAGTACAGTGATTTCACTTTGATCAAACCCAGCAGCACCACAGACTTTAAAGAAGTCATCAGTGTTCTGGATGCGTCTTTACCCGACAGCACCTGGACCTTTGAGAGCCAGCAGGTGAGCCAAAGAACTTTTGAAAGAAATTTTGCAGATTTCACGAGCAGTAAAAACATTGGGaatttttataatttgtttCCAGGAAATGAAAACTGTTCAAATAATGTTGAAATGTAA
- the LOC118557452 gene encoding protocadherin gamma-C5-like has translation MTKKMGYGGWRRQALWWHHLFLLWSTIEAQTRYSIPEELKPGSVVGNLAKDLGLSLSDIFDRKLRVASEGGEQYFSVDPGKGELVVNDRIDREALCGQSASCVLPLQIVIENPLHLHRLEVEIKDINDNSPIFHAKEQSIKIAESAAVGTRFALENAEDLDVGSNSVKTYSLTRNECFTLKMKEVEDGRAVPELVLEKPLDREKKAVHQLKLTAVDGGNPALSGTSQITIIVLDINDNFPVFENNLYKVSLQENAVKDTSIIKITATDADEGLNGEIEYSFGSRTPESVLSIFEIKSSSGEIYLKGDLDYEKFTSYKIEISAKDKGVPEMESHCRLQVDVLDMNDNAPEIVLTSEPQPVREDAPSGTVVALLNARDADSGNNSKVTLHLNKGSPFTLKPSFSNNYALITSLPLDREKFSEYNIEIRATDAGSPPLSSKKVIPVVISDVNDNPPIFTQPSYNVYLKENGVPGSILYSVSASDLDSGENAKLYYSILDSKVQDVSVSSYVYINSDNGSIYSMHSFDYEKLKVFQIQVQAKDQGSPPLSSNTTVHVFILDQNDNAPTVIYPSSAALGSLSHQRMPRSAKAGHLVTKVTAVDADSGHNAWISYRLAEATDASLFTVNQYTGEVRTKRSVSEQDDSSQRLLIEIKDDGEPVQSATATVSILLEDALHEPILDLRHKVPEPSRKTGRITLYLILSLASVSVLSLVTFLILAVKCIRTSRGSGSCCMRRSDCDDYKNPNRNLQIQLNTDGPIKYVEVLGGDMMSQSQSFRSCMSPMSEYSDFTLIKPSSTTDFKEVISVLDASLPDSTWTFESQQVSPKNINLWILE, from the coding sequence ATGACAAAGAAAATGGGATACGGAGGCTGGAGACGGCAGGCGCTCTGGTGGCATCATTTATTTCTCCTGTGGAGTACAATAGAAGCACAGACCCGTTACAGCATCCCAGAGGAACTAAAACCAGGTTCTGTGGTTGGAAATCTTGCCAAAGATTTGGGTTTGTCATTATCAGACATTTTTGACCGTAAGCTGCGGGTTGCCTCTGAGGGTGGGGAGCAGTATTTCAGCGTGGATCCCGGGAAGGGTGAGCTGGTGGTGAATGACAGAATAGACAGAGAGGCTCTTTGTGGACAAAGCGCCAGCTGTGTGTTACCTTTACAAATTGTTATTGAAAACCCCTTACATTTACACCGACTTGAGGTAGAAATTAAAGACATAAATGATAATTCTCCAATATTTCATGCAAAAGAGCAATCTATAAAGATTGCTGAATCGGCAGCAGTGGGAACTCGCTTTGCTTTGGAGAATGCAGAAGACTTAGATGTTGGAAGTAATTCTGTTAAAACCTACAGCTTAACAAGAAACGAATGTTTTACGCTGAAAATGAAGGAAGTGGAAGATGGCAGAGCAGTGCCTGAGTTGGTGTTGGAAAAGCCTCTTGATCGAGAGAAGAAAGCAGTTCACCAGCTGAAATTGACAGCAGTTGATGGGGGAAATCCAGCCCTGTCGGGTACCTCTCAAATCACAATTATTGTGCTTGATATTAATGATAATTTTCCAGTGTTTGAAAACAACCTTTATAAAGTTTCTTTACAAGAAAATGCTGTAAAGGATACCTCTATAATTAAAATCACTGCAACTGATGCTGATGAGGGACTTAATGGAGAAATTGAATATTCTTTTGGTTCAAGGACGCCAGAGTCCGTGTTATCAATATTTGAAATCAAATCATCATCTGGAGAAATATATTTGAAAGGAGACTTGGATTATGAAAAATTCACCTCCTATAAAATTGAAATATCAGCTAAAGACAAGGGAGTACCTGAAATGGAGAGTCATTGCCGTTTGCAGGTAGATGTTTTAGATATGAATGACAACGCACCAGAAATTGTTCTCACCTCTGAACCTCAGCCGGTGCGGGAAGATGCACCAAGTGGCACAGTGGTTGCTTTGCTTAATGCACGTGATGCAGATTCGGGTAATAATAGTAAAGTTACACTGCACTTAAACAAAGGCTCCCCTTTTACTCTTAAACCTTCATTTTCTAATAATTATGCATTGATTACCAGCCTCCCTTTGGACAGGGAAAAATTCTCAGAATATAATATTGAGATAAGAGCTACTGATGCGGGTTCTCCTCCGCTTTCCAGTAAAAAAGTTATACCAGTAGTAATCAGTGATGTAAATGACAATCCTCCTATTTTTACTCAGCCCTCCTATAATGTATATTTAAAAGAGAATGGGGTTCCAGGATCTATACTTTATTCAGTATCAGCTTCTGATCTGGATTCTGGTGAAAATGCAAAGCTCTATTACTCCATACTGGACTCCAAAGTGCAGGACGTGTCTGTCTCATCTTATGTTTACATTAACTCAGATAACGGGAGCATCTACAGCATGCACTCCTTTGACTATGAGAAGCTGAAGGTGTTTCAGATTCAGGTTCAGGCAAAGGACCAGGGCTCTCCGcctctcagcagcaacactacTGTCCATGTTTTTATCCTGGACCAGAACGATAATGCCCCCACTGTTATTTACCCCTCCTCTGCTGCACTGGGATCCCTCTCTCATCAGAGGATGCCCCGCTCTGCTAAAGCAGGCCACCTGGTTACCAAGGTGACCGCCGTGGATGCTGACTCGGGTCATAACGCCTGGATCTCCTACAGACTGGCGGAGGCCACAGACGCCTCTCTGTTCACAGTCAATCAGTACACAGGGGAGGTGAGGACTAAACGCTCTGTGTCCGAGCAGGATGACTCCTCTCAGAGGCTGCTGATAGAGATCAAGGACGACGGGGAACCGGTTCAGTCCGCCACCGCCACTGTGTCCATCCTGCTGGAGGACGCTCTCCATGAGCCCATCTTAGACCTCCGACACAAAGTGCCCGAGCCCAGCAGGAAAACCGGCAGAATCACCCTTTATTTGATTCTGTCTCTGGCCTCCGTGTCCGTGCTGTCTCTGGTGACTTTTCTCATCTTAGCGGTGAAATGCATCAGGACCAGCAGAGGCAGCGGGAGCTGCTGCATGAGACGGAGCGACTGTGATGATTACAAGAACCCCAACAGGAACCTGCAGATCCAGCTCAACACAGATGGACCTATAAAGTACGTGGAGGTCCTGGGAGGAGACATGATGTCTCAGAGCCAGTCCTTCAGGTCCTGCATGTCTCCAATGTCAGAGTACAGTGATTTCACTTTGATCAAACCCAGCAGCACCACAGACTTTAAAGAAGTCATCAGTGTTCTGGATGCGTCTTTACCCGACAGCACCTGGACCTTTGAGAGCCAGCAGGTGAGCCCAAAGAACATAAATCTTTGGATATTAGAATGA
- the LOC118557453 gene encoding protocadherin gamma-C5-like, producing the protein MTKTMGHRDWRWQALWWHHFFLLWNIIHGQTRYSIPEELERGSLVGNLAKDLGLGLSDIFDRKLRVASEAGERYFSVDAGKGELVVNDRIDREALCGQSASCVLPLQVVAENPLQLHRIEVEIRDVNDNSPTFLKSDHVIEISESTVAGVRFPLEMAEDPDVGNNGLKTYRLSKDDCFILKVKEIENGRKIPELVLNKSLDREKRASHSLVLTAMDGGNPVKTGISKITINVLDINDNVPQFEKNFYKIAIQENSANGSFVITTKATDMDEGLNGEIEYCFGVHTPPSVLSLFHIDAAAGDIYLKQSLDFETQASYRIDVSAKDKGFPKMEGHCTVQVDVLDVNDNAPEILLTSKSASVPEDSSSGTVVALLSIRDLDSGDNAKVSLQLPKGSPFSLKPSFSNNYAMVTNGPLDRERISEFKIEITATDSGSPPLSSTRIIPVSITDINDSPPYFSQPSYNVYLKENMVPGSILYSVSASDLDSGENAKLSYSILDSKVQDVSVSSYVYINSDNGSIYSMHSFDYEKLKVFQIQVQAKDQGSPPLSSSATVHVFILDQNDNAPAVIYPSSAALGSLSHQRMPRSAKAGHLVTKVTAVDADSGHNAWISYRLAEATDASLFTVNQYTGEVRTKRAVSEQDDSSQRLLIEIKDDGEPVQSATATVSILLEDALHEPILDHRHKVPEPSRKTGRITLYLILSLASVSVLSLVTFLILAVKCIRTSRGSGSCCMRRSDCDDYKNPNRNLQIQLNTDGPIKYVEVLGGDMMSQSQSFRSCMSPMSEYSDFTLIKPSSTTDFKEVISVLDASLPDSTWTFESQQVSYKRSIFK; encoded by the coding sequence ATGACAAAGACAATGGGACACCGAGACTGGAGGTGGCAGGCGCTTTGGTGGCATCATTTCTTTCTCTTGTGGAATATAATACACGGACAGACTCGTTACAGCatcccagaggagctggagcgAGGCTCGCTGGTGGGAAATCTTGCCAAAGACCTCGGTTTGGGATTATCAGACATTTTCGACCGTAAACTGCGGGTCGCCTCTGAGGCTGGTGAGCGGTATTTCAGCGTGGATGCGGGGAAGGGCGAGCTGGTGGTGAATGACAGGATAGATAGAGAGGCTTTATGCGGACAAAGCGCCAGCTGCGTGCTACCTCTGCAGGTTGTGGCAGAAAACCCGCTGCAGCTTCACAGGATAGAGGTGGAAATAAGAGACGTGAATGACAACTCGCCCACTTTTCTAAAAAGCGATCATGTGATAGAAATATCCGAATCTACCGTTGCAGGCGTTCGTTTTCCCTTAGAGATGGCGGAAGATCCCGATGTTGGGAATAACGGATTAAAGACGTACAGACTAAGCAAAGATGATTGTTTTATCCTAAAGGTTAAAGAAAtcgaaaatggaagaaaaatccCTGAATTGgtattaaataaatcattagaCCGAGAGAAAAGAGCATCGCATAGTTTAGTTCTTACTGCTATGGATGGGGGAAATCCCGTGAAGACCGGGATTTCAAAGATAACAATAAATGTTCTTGATATCAATGACAATGTTCCGCAGtttgaaaaaaacttttataaaaTTGCTATTCAAGAAAACAGTGCAAACGGTTCATTTGTTATTACGACCAAAGCAACGGACATGGATGAGGGTCTAAATGGAGaaattgaatattgttttgGTGTGCACACACCCCCCTCAGTTCTGTCATTATTTCATATAGATGCTGCAGCTGGAGACATATATCTGAAACAGTCGTTAGACTTTGAAACTCAAGCATCCTATCGAATAGACGTCAGTGCAAAAGACAAAGGCTTTCCTAAAATGGAAGGCCACTGCACTGTGCAGGTGGATGTGTTAGACGTAAACGATAACGCTCCAGAAATTTTGCTCACTTCTAAATCCGCATCAGTGCCAGAGGACTCAAGCAGTGGAACAGTGGTGGCTTTGCTCAGCATACGTGATCTTGATTCTGGCGATAACGCTAAAGTAAGCCTGCAGCTTCCAAAAGGTTCACCCTTTAGTCTGAAACCTTCTTTTTCTAATAATTATGCAATGGTTACAAACGGTCCATTAGACAGAGAGAGAATCTCTGAGTTTAAGATTGAAATAACTGCTACAGATTCAGGATCTCCTCCTCTCTCTAGTACCAGGATTATTCCAGTGAGCATCACAGATATAAATGACAGTCCACCTTACTTCAGTCAGCCCTCCTATAATGTATATCTAAAAGAAAATATGGTTCCAGGATCTATACTTTATTCAGTATCAGCCTCTGATCTGGATTCTGGTGAAAATGCAAAGCTCTCTTACTCCATACTGGACTCTAAAGTGCAGGACGTGTCTGTCTCATCTTATGTTTACATTAACTCAGATAACGGGAGCATCTACAGCATGCACTCCTTTGACTATGAGAAGCTGAAGGTGTTTCAGATTCAGGTTCAGGCAAAGGACCAGGGCTCTCCGCCTCTCAGCAGCAGCGCCACTGTCCATGTTTTTATCCTGGACCAGAACGATAATGCCCCCGCTGTTATTTACCCCTCCTCCGCTGCACTGGGCTCCCTCTCTCATCAGAGGATGCCCCGCTCTGCTAAAGCGGGCCACCTGGTTACCAAGGTGACTGCCGTGGATGCTGACTCGGGCCATAACGCCTGGATCTCCTACAGACTGGCGGAGGCCACAGACGCCTCTCTGTTCACAGTCAATCAGTACACAGGGGAGGTGAGGACTAAACGCGCTGTGTCCGAGCAGGACGACTCCTCTCAGAGGTTGCTGATAGAGATCAAGGACGACGGGGAACCGGTTCAGTCCGCCACCGCCACAGTGTccatcctgctggaagatgcTCTCCATGAGCCCATCTTAGACCACCGACACAAAGTGCCCGAGCCCAGCAGGAAAACCGGCAGAATCACCCTTTATTTGATTCTGTCTCTGGCCTCCGTGTCCGTGCTGTCTCTGGTGACTTTTCTCATCTTAGCGGTGAAATGCATCAGGACCAGCAGAGGCAGTGGGAGCTGCTGCATGAGACGGAGCGACTGTGATGATTACAAGAACCCCAACAGGAACCTGCAGATCCAGCTCAACACAGATGGACCTATAAAGTACGTGGAGGTCCTGGGAGGAGACATGATGTCTCAGAGCCAGTCCTTCAGGTCCTGCATGTCTCCAATGTCAGAGTACAGTGATTTCACTTTGATCAAACCCAGCAGCACCACAGACTTTAAAGAAGTCATCAGTGTTCTGGATGCGTCTTTACCCGACAGCACCTGGACCTTTGAGAGCCAGCAGGTGAGCTATAAGCGTAGCATTTTCAAATAA